One window from the genome of Castellaniella sp. MT123 encodes:
- the rplL gene encoding 50S ribosomal protein L7/L12 has product MATKAEILDAIAAMSVLELSELIKEMEEKFGVSAAAAAVAVAAAPAAGGAAAAAEEQTEFTVVLAEVGANKVSVIKAVREITGLGLKEAKDLVDGAPKPVKEGVDKAGAEDAKKKLEEAGAKVELK; this is encoded by the coding sequence GACGCGATCGCCGCCATGAGCGTGCTCGAACTGTCCGAGCTGATCAAGGAAATGGAAGAGAAATTCGGCGTGTCCGCCGCTGCGGCCGCTGTCGCCGTGGCTGCGGCCCCCGCCGCTGGTGGCGCTGCCGCCGCTGCTGAAGAGCAGACCGAGTTCACGGTCGTTCTGGCCGAAGTCGGCGCCAACAAGGTCAGCGTCATCAAGGCTGTCCGCGAAATCACCGGTCTGGGCCTGAAGGAAGCCAAGGACCTGGTCGATGGCGCCCCGAAGCCCGTCAAGGAAGGCGTGGACAAGGCTGGTGCCGAAGACGCCAAGAAGAAGCTGGAAGAAGCCGGCGCCAAGGTCGAACTGAAGTAA